GTATTTCAGGTATGGATCATTAACAAACCAGTTCCTCCTTTTCCAAAAAGAGGTAGTCATTTTATCCAAAAGTTTGGTCTGTGTTTTGCTACAGAATACATGCTCCCGCAGGCGCTTTCGTCGGGTAGCATTCTTCTTCCACAGTTTCTTCTTGTATCCAGCCtgttttcacacaaaaacagtAAGTCAGCTAGGAAACGCTGTTTAACCCTCATCTTACCAAAAATATTGTTAAATGTTGAACCCCCCAAAACTACTGTAAGAAACAACCGTTGTGAATGTATTTCTTCTCAAAACATTAGGTATAGAGTAAAGTCatctaaaacaaatattattaaaagGAAAGTTAGTTTAATTTGAGGAAATcggtgtctgtctgtttgactGACAGAATGTCCTTTATCCCCTTCATAGTGTGTGCAACTTTAAATGTGTACCCATGgcattttaacaacattttatcCATCTATTCGGTTTTATTTAAAGATGTTGGTGCTTTTGACTGGGGTcctacatttatattttaagtcACCAattacaacataaaacaatgaTATGAAGTTATTAGTAACAAAGGTTTACGGCTAGAGTCTGTGAGGACTCTTGCTGGTAGGAAGGGGgttaggaaagaaaagaaaacagtgatATATTGGAAGTTCAGATAAAGACACCTTGCGTCTGATCCAAAGGTCACAATGCAGCCTCATGAACCGGTCTGTCACTGATTTAACagtcttcctcttccccttcttcagACTGACATATGTCAGACTTCTGCTTGGTTGTTGAGTCAGACTGGGAATAAGTGGCGATACCCTGCAGCAACAAAGGAAGCAGAGAGTGAGATCACAATAATTGTTTATAAAAAGGTTAAATTCACTcaaattacaaaacaatatattagAATTCAACACAAATAAGTGTGTTTAATTTGGTCAGGTTGATATTTCGCTCCCTGAGATTACTCACGCCACTCCGGATACACATGTTGAGAGTAGCATTTTGATTGTGACACCTACGTTTTTGGCTATATTCAATCATTCCAATAAACTCGTGAGA
The genomic region above belongs to Cyclopterus lumpus isolate fCycLum1 chromosome 22, fCycLum1.pri, whole genome shotgun sequence and contains:
- the mrpl35 gene encoding 39S ribosomal protein L35, mitochondrial encodes the protein MAAALARRVSALLRPLSVSLCSKAPQLCQLSSLVQLPPVYRSAAAAVRAPLRAAASLTPRYSILQRVSPLIPSLTQQPSRSLTYVSLKKGKRKTVKSVTDRFMRLHCDLWIRRKAGYKKKLWKKNATRRKRLREHVFCSKTQTKLLDKMTTSFWKRRNWFVNDPYLKYHDRVNLKL